One segment of Anatilimnocola aggregata DNA contains the following:
- a CDS encoding acyl-CoA carboxylase subunit beta, whose translation MSLANAASSDPQHLEAQETRLREGGGSAAIERQHSKNRGTARERIAQLLDQASPWLEIGLWAAFEMYADWGGAPAAGVVCGIGQVNGRRHMIIANDATVKAGAFFPMTAKKVLRAQKIAFLNRLPLIYLVDSAGVFLPLQEDVFPDEDDFGRIFRNNAVISAAGIPQYAAILGNCVAGGGYLPVLCDKLLMTEGSGLYLAGPALVKSAIGQDVNSEELGGALMHAAVSGTIDYREKDEPTCLQRLRDLVGLLPADPAIPAPPFGRKPSQEPAQPAETLSAFAAGENRAQSDVRDLLAALVDADSFDEYKADYGQTLVCGTARIGGFPVGIVANQLHRIKTARGEFQFGGVVYVDSAEKAARFVMNCNQDFIPLLFLQDVNGFMVGRDSEREGIIKAGAKLVSAVSNSRSPKLTLITGGSFGAGNYALCGKAFDPRFIFAWPNSRCAVMGAAQATNTLLDVMIASLKKQGHATDGEELDQLRAKVAGDYERQMDVHYAAARLWVDAIIKPSETRDVLIQSLEVVTRHASDEPYRLGVFQV comes from the coding sequence ATGTCACTTGCTAACGCAGCCTCGTCAGATCCACAGCATCTGGAAGCGCAAGAGACGCGCCTGCGAGAAGGTGGAGGGTCCGCAGCGATCGAGCGACAACACAGCAAGAACCGCGGGACTGCCCGCGAGCGAATCGCTCAGCTGCTCGACCAGGCTTCTCCGTGGCTTGAGATTGGACTCTGGGCCGCCTTCGAGATGTACGCCGACTGGGGAGGTGCGCCCGCCGCTGGCGTGGTGTGCGGAATTGGCCAGGTGAACGGGCGGCGGCACATGATCATTGCCAACGACGCCACGGTCAAAGCTGGCGCGTTCTTTCCCATGACAGCCAAGAAGGTGCTCCGCGCGCAGAAGATTGCCTTTCTCAATCGCCTGCCTCTGATTTACCTCGTCGATTCCGCCGGTGTGTTTCTGCCCCTGCAAGAAGATGTCTTTCCCGATGAAGACGACTTCGGTCGCATCTTTCGCAACAACGCGGTGATCTCGGCCGCGGGCATTCCGCAGTACGCAGCCATCCTCGGCAACTGCGTCGCGGGGGGCGGGTACCTTCCCGTCCTCTGCGACAAGTTACTCATGACCGAAGGCTCCGGGCTCTATCTGGCTGGGCCAGCGCTGGTGAAATCTGCCATTGGGCAGGATGTCAACAGCGAAGAACTAGGCGGCGCGCTAATGCATGCCGCAGTCAGCGGCACGATCGACTATCGCGAGAAGGACGAGCCCACCTGCTTGCAGCGCCTGCGCGACTTGGTTGGTTTGTTGCCCGCCGACCCGGCGATTCCTGCTCCGCCGTTCGGTCGCAAGCCAAGCCAAGAGCCAGCCCAGCCCGCGGAAACACTCAGCGCCTTTGCTGCTGGCGAGAATCGCGCCCAATCTGACGTGCGCGATCTGCTCGCAGCCCTGGTCGATGCTGATAGCTTTGACGAATACAAAGCCGACTACGGTCAAACGCTCGTCTGCGGCACCGCCCGCATCGGTGGCTTTCCCGTGGGGATCGTCGCGAATCAACTCCATCGCATTAAAACGGCTCGCGGCGAATTTCAGTTCGGCGGCGTCGTCTACGTCGACTCGGCCGAGAAAGCGGCCCGCTTTGTAATGAACTGCAATCAGGACTTTATTCCGCTCCTCTTCCTGCAGGACGTCAACGGCTTTATGGTCGGCCGCGACAGCGAGCGCGAAGGAATCATCAAGGCTGGTGCCAAGCTGGTCTCGGCCGTCAGCAATAGCCGTTCGCCCAAGTTAACTCTGATTACCGGCGGTTCGTTTGGCGCCGGCAACTATGCACTCTGTGGCAAAGCCTTCGATCCACGCTTCATTTTTGCCTGGCCAAATTCTCGCTGCGCCGTGATGGGTGCCGCGCAGGCCACGAACACACTCCTCGATGTCATGATCGCCAGCTTGAAGAAACAAGGGCATGCGACGGACGGTGAGGAACTCGATCAGCTCCGCGCGAAGGTTGCCGGCGACTATGAGCGGCAAATGGACGTCCACTACGCCGCTGCCCGGTTGTGGGTCGATGCCATCATCAAGCCGAGCGAAACTCGCGACGTCCTTATTCAGTCGCTCGAAGTCGTTACCCGCCATGCCAGCGACGAACCCTACCGCCTGGGCGTTTTCCAAGTTTAA
- a CDS encoding bis(5'-nucleosyl)-tetraphosphatase, with amino-acid sequence MKLKEIRACGVLVMRDEPELSFLLMKHAHRWDLPKGHLDEGETDEECALRELREETGIKAKEIQLIDGFRWITQYEVNSKRFRERCHKTVVIYLAKLLKPVKIKTTEHPDYEWVKWNPPHHIQHQTIDQLLTAVEEFLGQEKK; translated from the coding sequence ATGAAGCTCAAAGAGATTCGCGCTTGCGGCGTATTGGTGATGCGAGATGAGCCCGAGCTCTCGTTTCTATTAATGAAGCATGCTCACCGCTGGGATTTGCCCAAGGGGCACCTGGACGAAGGCGAGACCGACGAAGAATGCGCCCTGCGCGAGCTGCGCGAAGAAACGGGCATCAAGGCCAAAGAGATTCAGCTGATCGATGGCTTTCGCTGGATCACGCAGTACGAAGTGAACTCCAAGCGCTTTCGCGAACGCTGCCACAAGACCGTCGTCATTTACCTGGCCAAGCTACTCAAGCCGGTGAAAATCAAGACCACCGAGCACCCAGACTACGAATGGGTGAAGTGGAATCCGCCGCACCACATCCAGCATCAGACGATCGATCAACTCTTAACCGCAGTCGAAGAGTTCCTCGGTCAAGAAAAAAAATGA
- the bioD gene encoding dethiobiotin synthase has translation MRRSATIAVRKPAAVQAAHGQAARCRGLFIAGTDTGVGKTYVAAKIAQALAETGWRVGVYKPAASGCRRSGKNLVSDDAVALWEAAGRPGKLSAVCPQRFAAPLAPHLAAKEERKEIDSARLRRGLQYWLKRSDVVVVEGAGGLMSPVGEQDYVADLARDFGFPLVVVAANRIGTINHTLQTLIAAQAFGSGLPVAGIVLNDVLPPGAGDPSIRFNRCELELRCVPPVLQIGYAEPTFDRVIDWMRLAQPARLESSQFK, from the coding sequence ATGAGACGGAGTGCAACCATCGCGGTTCGCAAGCCAGCTGCGGTTCAAGCGGCACACGGTCAAGCCGCGCGCTGCCGCGGGTTGTTCATTGCGGGAACCGATACGGGCGTGGGCAAAACCTACGTGGCCGCCAAGATCGCCCAGGCTCTGGCCGAAACGGGCTGGCGAGTTGGCGTTTATAAACCGGCCGCCAGTGGCTGCCGCCGGTCGGGCAAAAATCTCGTCTCGGACGATGCCGTTGCTCTGTGGGAAGCTGCCGGGCGGCCGGGCAAATTATCCGCCGTCTGCCCGCAGCGATTTGCCGCACCGCTGGCCCCGCATCTGGCTGCCAAAGAAGAACGCAAAGAAATTGACTCCGCCCGTTTGCGCCGCGGTCTGCAATATTGGCTGAAGCGCAGCGACGTCGTCGTGGTCGAAGGTGCCGGTGGGCTGATGTCTCCGGTGGGCGAACAGGACTACGTCGCCGACCTGGCGCGCGATTTCGGCTTTCCGCTCGTCGTCGTGGCTGCCAATCGTATTGGGACCATCAATCACACGCTGCAAACCCTGATCGCGGCTCAAGCCTTCGGCAGTGGCTTGCCCGTGGCGGGTATTGTCCTTAACGATGTCCTTCCACCCGGCGCGGGGGACCCCAGCATCCGTTTCAATCGCTGCGAACTTGAACTTCGCTGCGTGCCGCCGGTGTTGCAAATCGGCTATGCCGAGCCCACGTTCGACCGCGTCATCGACTGGATGCGCCTCGCTCAGCCCGCGCGCCTTGAATCTTCTCAATTCAAATAG
- a CDS encoding prepilin peptidase, with translation MDVSLLFSPLAQATRRIVIEEPPISPETMWWIGAALFGLWMFSVGASVGSFLNVVVYRVPAKLNLVSPGSRCPRCLSPIRLRHNIPILGWLMLRGRCADCHLPIAARYPFVETWLALVFLVVGCVELLGNGMNLPLPSVGSSRPPLTLQDTRSLAVATLMHLSLLTTLVGAALIDYDGHRIPRRLFVPILLYAIIAALLWPAIHPIAAVDSRLWLPPRDPNWRWLAGLVDVSIGALAGLITSGLIYAATPFRPLLVQRYAGPVMLMWVMVGVTFGWQFIPLALAGWSITLLFNGQRSDGTTRWLPPAGSLFAVLLAALLSWRWWHPYLRTTPPAAATSMMLMGMLVLFSGIVLAMAARLIPADYRGPEPPRLPPPEPELTPAEQTPAELTAPSGDETPLPSEPPESP, from the coding sequence ATGGATGTTTCGCTGCTGTTCTCGCCGCTGGCCCAGGCCACGCGGCGAATTGTGATTGAAGAACCACCTATCTCGCCCGAGACAATGTGGTGGATCGGGGCAGCGCTCTTCGGCCTCTGGATGTTTTCGGTTGGCGCTTCGGTCGGCAGCTTTCTGAACGTGGTGGTCTATCGCGTTCCGGCGAAACTGAACCTCGTCTCTCCCGGCTCGCGCTGCCCCCGTTGTTTGTCGCCCATTCGGCTGCGGCATAACATTCCAATCCTTGGCTGGCTGATGCTGCGGGGCCGTTGTGCCGATTGCCATCTGCCGATTGCCGCCCGCTATCCGTTTGTCGAAACCTGGCTGGCGCTCGTGTTCTTAGTCGTCGGCTGCGTAGAACTGCTTGGCAACGGAATGAACCTGCCCCTACCCTCGGTGGGCTCATCGCGACCGCCATTAACCCTGCAGGACACGCGATCCTTGGCGGTGGCCACATTGATGCACCTGTCGCTCCTCACCACGCTCGTGGGCGCCGCGCTCATCGACTATGACGGCCACCGAATCCCGCGCCGACTGTTCGTGCCGATCCTTCTTTACGCAATAATAGCTGCTCTCCTGTGGCCTGCGATTCACCCGATCGCAGCGGTCGACTCTCGGCTCTGGTTGCCGCCGCGCGATCCCAATTGGCGCTGGTTGGCGGGCCTGGTCGATGTCTCCATAGGTGCACTCGCGGGATTGATAACCAGCGGTTTGATTTACGCGGCCACTCCCTTTCGTCCGCTACTCGTGCAGCGTTACGCCGGCCCGGTGATGCTGATGTGGGTTATGGTCGGCGTAACCTTTGGTTGGCAATTTATTCCGCTGGCACTGGCAGGCTGGTCGATCACGTTGCTATTCAATGGTCAGCGCTCGGATGGGACCACGCGTTGGCTTCCGCCTGCCGGATCGCTCTTCGCGGTCTTGCTGGCTGCCCTACTTAGCTGGCGATGGTGGCATCCCTATTTACGCACGACGCCACCCGCCGCGGCCACCTCCATGATGTTGATGGGCATGCTTGTCCTGTTCAGCGGCATCGTACTCGCGATGGCGGCACGCTTGATACCCGCTGACTACCGTGGCCCCGAGCCACCGCGCTTGCCGCCTCCTGAACCTGAGCTAACACCTGCCGAGCAAACGCCAGCAGAACTTACTGCGCCCTCTGGCGACGAAACTCCTCTCCCCTCCGAGCCCCCGGAATCGCCATGA
- a CDS encoding LOG family protein encodes MTELPLDAILSSPSYRLANEDLEFLERPELRPVRMQLELLKPEMLLGENHIDSTVVVFGGTAIVEQHEADRRLLEAENALKESPHDAQRQRDVVRAKSVVAKARYYELAREFASLVSSTCQLGGRCDYVVVTGGGPGIMEAANRGAHDVGCKSVGLNITLPQEQDPNPYITPELCFQFRYFALRKMHFLMRAKALVVFPGGFGTLDEMLEVLTLKQTGRMQDIPVILFGRQFWDQVINFQFLADEGVIADHHLKLIQYAETPAEAWELIMRFHRLREESHMD; translated from the coding sequence ATGACCGAATTGCCCCTCGATGCCATCCTGAGCAGTCCCAGTTATCGCCTGGCCAACGAAGATTTGGAGTTTCTCGAACGGCCCGAACTCCGGCCCGTCCGCATGCAGCTTGAACTCCTCAAGCCCGAGATGCTGCTCGGCGAGAACCACATCGACTCGACGGTGGTTGTCTTCGGCGGGACCGCCATCGTCGAACAGCATGAGGCCGACCGTCGCCTGCTGGAAGCTGAGAACGCGCTGAAAGAATCGCCGCACGACGCGCAGCGGCAGCGCGACGTGGTGCGGGCGAAAAGCGTTGTGGCGAAGGCGCGTTACTACGAACTAGCACGCGAGTTCGCCAGCCTGGTTTCGTCGACTTGTCAGCTGGGGGGTCGCTGCGACTATGTCGTCGTCACCGGTGGCGGGCCCGGCATCATGGAAGCTGCCAATCGAGGTGCGCACGATGTGGGCTGCAAGAGCGTGGGCCTCAACATCACGTTGCCGCAAGAGCAAGATCCCAATCCGTACATCACTCCCGAACTCTGTTTTCAGTTTCGCTATTTCGCGCTGCGAAAAATGCACTTTCTCATGCGGGCCAAAGCGCTCGTCGTGTTCCCTGGCGGCTTCGGCACGCTCGACGAAATGCTGGAAGTCCTCACGCTCAAGCAAACGGGCCGCATGCAGGATATTCCGGTTATTCTGTTTGGCCGCCAGTTCTGGGACCAGGTCATCAATTTTCAATTCCTGGCCGATGAAGGCGTGATTGCCGACCATCACCTCAAACTGATTCAATATGCAGAAACCCCGGCCGAAGCCTGGGAACTGATCATGCGGTTTCATCGGCTGCGAGAAGAAAGCCACATGGATTGA
- a CDS encoding c-type cytochrome domain-containing protein, whose product MSRIVSRALIALLAVVAMGAHVRGDEAGQLYAKKIRPLLERKCYDCHSAKAEEVKGGLKLDTLEEMLKGGPNGPAIVPGDLENSFLLRAIRYEEADYQMPPAGKLSDEDIRAVEQWVRVLKDAK is encoded by the coding sequence ATGTCGCGAATTGTTTCCCGTGCGTTGATCGCCTTACTTGCCGTGGTGGCAATGGGTGCCCATGTGCGCGGCGATGAGGCGGGCCAGTTGTACGCGAAGAAGATTCGCCCGCTGCTGGAGCGGAAGTGCTACGACTGTCATTCGGCAAAGGCCGAAGAAGTGAAGGGGGGCCTTAAGCTCGATACGCTCGAGGAGATGCTGAAGGGTGGACCGAATGGGCCGGCGATTGTGCCGGGCGATCTGGAGAACAGCTTTCTGCTGCGGGCCATTCGTTACGAGGAGGCCGACTATCAAATGCCCCCCGCGGGCAAATTGAGCGACGAAGACATTCGGGCCGTCGAACAGTGGGTGCGTGTCCTGAAAGATGCCAAGTAA
- a CDS encoding sensor histidine kinase codes for MGGYKSLKRVLGETHLGRKLRWLFGVCLFGLVLIAFWLVDWIGEDLVMRNIHRNGREWVRYHIFDKHWEVWETDVDRKPFRAEFSKRLLPEGYNARTISTDRDLVKRLNDSGFNLRPSGKNAAEQQRLWAPENADEVQLLRQLQADFEQVVASQPAPNAGDDEQRNLAHERFESVFARRIDHEADKYYYYQPVYWDRQLCLSCHEGSYGKFSISASDAAATGTSQLPFLVTRVDLPYGKTRSAVNWIRAVLLTVGILTVFLSMVALWMVVRYVVLKPLAHLREVSDSVTRGDLDQRAEINTNDEFEELAASFNKMLRHLIEAQGQLQTANKDLDGKVDELAQLNMQLHEMNRLKGEFLANMSHELRTPLNSIIGFSEVLGGIDSLSDKQKRYANNIQKSGRDLLEMINDILDLSKLEAGRMDLRLSEFRIDAIIHSQCDIVRPLAEDKNIDLAIEIEPDLPTLFQDQAKVQQILTNLLSNAIKFTPEGGRITVGAKGNSRGFIELSVEDTGVGIAESDREIIFEKFRQGTAVLGRDILTREYSGTGLGLSIVKELCKLLGGEVHVESELGKGSTFRVLIPWMRAEQPQHASKLNARLDEITRPRRGDAEQLSTDTVVISK; via the coding sequence ATGGGCGGTTACAAGTCCCTGAAACGCGTGCTGGGCGAAACGCATTTGGGGCGCAAGCTGCGCTGGCTGTTCGGGGTCTGTCTATTCGGGCTCGTGCTCATCGCTTTCTGGCTCGTCGACTGGATCGGCGAAGACCTGGTGATGCGCAACATTCACCGCAACGGCCGCGAGTGGGTCCGCTATCACATTTTCGATAAACACTGGGAAGTCTGGGAAACCGACGTCGATCGCAAGCCGTTTCGCGCTGAGTTCAGCAAGCGCCTTCTCCCCGAAGGTTATAACGCGCGGACCATTTCGACCGATCGCGACCTGGTGAAGCGCCTGAACGATAGCGGCTTTAATTTGCGCCCGAGCGGCAAGAACGCTGCCGAGCAACAACGTCTGTGGGCCCCCGAGAATGCGGACGAAGTGCAATTGCTCCGGCAGTTGCAGGCCGACTTCGAGCAAGTGGTGGCCAGCCAGCCCGCACCGAATGCCGGCGACGACGAACAGCGCAACCTGGCGCATGAACGGTTTGAATCAGTCTTTGCCCGCCGCATCGATCACGAGGCCGACAAATATTACTACTACCAGCCCGTCTATTGGGACCGGCAATTATGTCTCTCGTGTCACGAGGGGAGTTACGGCAAGTTCTCGATCTCGGCCAGCGATGCTGCCGCCACCGGCACCAGCCAACTGCCGTTTCTCGTGACTCGCGTCGATCTTCCTTATGGCAAGACGCGCTCCGCAGTGAACTGGATTCGCGCGGTCCTCCTCACCGTCGGTATTCTGACCGTGTTCCTCTCGATGGTCGCCCTCTGGATGGTCGTGCGCTACGTCGTCCTAAAGCCGCTGGCCCACTTGCGCGAAGTGAGCGATTCGGTGACCCGTGGCGATCTCGATCAACGGGCCGAGATCAATACCAACGACGAGTTCGAAGAGCTGGCCGCGTCGTTCAACAAGATGTTGCGCCACTTGATCGAAGCGCAGGGGCAATTGCAAACCGCCAATAAAGACCTGGACGGCAAGGTCGACGAATTGGCCCAGCTCAACATGCAACTGCACGAAATGAACCGGCTGAAAGGTGAATTTCTGGCCAACATGAGCCACGAACTCCGCACGCCGCTCAACAGCATCATCGGTTTTTCGGAAGTCCTCGGCGGCATCGATTCCCTCTCCGACAAGCAGAAGCGTTACGCGAACAACATTCAGAAATCCGGGCGCGACCTGCTCGAAATGATCAACGACATTCTCGATCTGTCGAAGCTCGAAGCGGGGCGGATGGACCTGCGACTGAGCGAATTCCGCATCGACGCGATCATTCACTCGCAGTGCGATATCGTTCGCCCGCTGGCCGAAGACAAAAACATCGACCTCGCCATCGAAATCGAGCCCGACCTGCCGACGCTGTTTCAGGATCAGGCCAAAGTGCAGCAGATTCTCACGAACCTTCTCTCGAACGCGATCAAGTTCACGCCCGAAGGGGGGCGCATTACCGTCGGCGCGAAAGGGAACTCGCGCGGCTTCATCGAACTGTCTGTCGAAGATACTGGCGTGGGGATTGCCGAATCGGATCGCGAAATCATCTTCGAGAAGTTCCGCCAAGGGACTGCTGTTCTCGGCCGCGACATTCTCACGCGCGAGTACAGCGGCACCGGGCTGGGGCTCTCGATCGTCAAAGAGTTGTGCAAATTGCTCGGCGGCGAAGTCCACGTCGAAAGCGAACTCGGCAAGGGAAGCACCTTCCGCGTCCTCATTCCGTGGATGCGCGCCGAACAGCCTCAGCATGCGTCGAAGTTGAACGCCCGCCTCGACGAAATCACCCGCCCCCGCCGTGGCGATGCTGAACAGCTTTCGACCGATACGGTCGTGATTAGTAAGTAG
- a CDS encoding DnaJ C-terminal domain-containing protein → MSKDYYETLGVARGASNEEIQKAYRKLARKYHPDLNPDDKTAKQKFQEVQTAYETLSDEKKRQMYDQFGSAYEQMGGAPPGGGGGNPFGGGQVPPGFDQMFGGGGAGGGGNPFGGAGGISLEELMRQFGGGFGGGGFEGGPPKRKSRKQQQLPGDDVRHELDIPFQTAVLGGKMSLRLQRPSGKIDTVDVSIPQGIESGKTIRLRGLGEPSQSGGTAGDLLITVRTKEHEAFSRQGLDLTVRVPITVAEACLGGKIEVPSPHGTLTLTVPPGTSSGKRIRAKGQGVHTKDGKQGDLYAEMMITVPKKLSTKAAELVKQLSDELDEAPRAELRF, encoded by the coding sequence ATGAGCAAAGATTATTACGAGACGCTGGGTGTCGCCCGAGGGGCGAGCAACGAAGAGATTCAGAAGGCTTATCGCAAGCTCGCGCGCAAGTATCATCCTGACCTGAACCCCGACGATAAAACGGCCAAGCAAAAGTTTCAGGAAGTGCAGACCGCTTACGAAACGCTGAGCGACGAGAAGAAGCGGCAGATGTACGACCAGTTCGGCTCCGCCTACGAGCAGATGGGTGGTGCGCCGCCCGGTGGCGGTGGTGGAAATCCATTCGGCGGCGGACAAGTTCCCCCGGGTTTCGATCAGATGTTCGGCGGCGGTGGAGCTGGTGGGGGCGGCAATCCTTTCGGCGGTGCCGGGGGCATTTCGCTCGAAGAATTGATGCGACAGTTCGGCGGCGGCTTTGGGGGTGGTGGCTTTGAAGGTGGCCCGCCGAAACGTAAGTCGCGCAAGCAACAACAGCTCCCGGGCGACGACGTCCGTCACGAACTCGACATCCCGTTTCAGACCGCTGTTCTCGGCGGCAAGATGAGCCTTCGCCTGCAACGCCCGTCGGGCAAGATCGACACGGTCGACGTCAGCATTCCGCAGGGGATCGAATCGGGCAAAACCATTCGCCTTCGCGGCCTGGGCGAACCTTCGCAATCGGGCGGCACCGCTGGCGACCTGCTAATCACCGTCCGCACCAAAGAACACGAAGCCTTCTCGCGCCAGGGTCTCGACCTGACCGTCAGGGTTCCCATCACCGTGGCCGAAGCTTGCCTGGGTGGAAAGATCGAAGTTCCTTCGCCGCACGGCACCCTCACCCTCACTGTGCCGCCGGGCACTTCGAGCGGCAAGCGAATTCGCGCCAAGGGACAAGGGGTGCATACCAAGGACGGCAAGCAAGGCGACCTGTACGCCGAGATGATGATTACCGTGCCGAAGAAGCTGAGCACCAAGGCTGCCGAGTTGGTGAAGCAATTGTCGGACGAACTGGACGAAGCTCCTCGCGCCGAGCTGCGGTTTTGA
- a CDS encoding FHA domain-containing protein, which yields MSGITIRVLDGADRGRIYQNVGPPITIGREEGNTIQLNDERVSRYHIKIQEDNSRLVLTDLDSTNGTKVNGEDIQLRILKFGDMIAVGRSVLLFGSREQIAGRLARLRDDNGEAASAADQEQVQKAANFSSLDFELNWNEECDMQATLHALEPPELPDRLTPGQAAQLAEMLEFLYVRLRNLIQSATVDNKSSKISLDLRQWQGLIDLQGRLSEYLRRIGNPRD from the coding sequence ATGTCCGGCATTACCATCCGAGTTCTTGACGGCGCTGACCGCGGGCGCATCTATCAAAACGTCGGTCCCCCCATCACCATTGGTCGTGAAGAGGGGAATACGATCCAACTGAACGACGAACGCGTCAGCCGGTATCACATCAAGATTCAGGAAGACAACAGTCGGCTCGTTCTTACCGATCTCGATAGTACCAACGGTACCAAGGTCAACGGCGAAGACATCCAGCTCCGAATTCTGAAGTTCGGCGACATGATCGCCGTGGGTCGCAGTGTGCTCCTATTTGGCTCGCGCGAGCAGATCGCCGGTCGTTTGGCTCGCCTGCGTGACGATAACGGCGAAGCCGCCAGCGCCGCCGATCAAGAGCAAGTGCAAAAGGCCGCGAACTTCTCGTCGCTCGACTTCGAACTTAACTGGAACGAAGAGTGCGATATGCAGGCCACGCTACACGCGCTTGAGCCCCCCGAACTGCCCGACCGTCTGACGCCCGGACAAGCGGCCCAGCTAGCCGAGATGCTGGAGTTCCTGTACGTCCGCCTGCGCAACCTCATTCAGTCCGCTACGGTCGACAACAAGTCGAGCAAGATCTCGCTCGACCTCCGCCAATGGCAAGGACTGATCGACCTACAAGGTCGCTTGTCGGAATACCTGCGCCGCATCGGCAACCCGCGCGATTAA